The Cyclobacterium amurskyense genome contains the following window.
GAAAATTTAAAGGATTTTCCCATATTTTCGCTTGGTAAAGAAGCGTTAAATGCTCTATAAGAAGAAAAATCTTGAAACTGCGCTTCTATACCTACGGCAAATTTATTAATTTTTTCATAAGTTACACCATACCCAAGCTTTGCTGGGATGAAAACATTTCCTGATACATTATCAGATATTACATCACCTGGGCTATTCGGGATGCTAGCTTGACCAGATTCTGCCACTTTAGCAAATTCTCTTCCATTAACATTCCCAAAAACCTGATAGATGGCGCCTATATTCAAGTATTGCTGATTGCCTAGAGACTGCGCATAATAAGCACCACCTTTCAATACCACATCACTAAAAGTAAGTCTCTCATAATATTCCGTAGAAATACCTACTGGTGCAAGATCCGCATCCAAAAGATTCAACTGGTTGTTTCTGATAGTAGAACCAAAAGTGTAAGCCCCTTCGATTCCCAAGCTAAAGTTTTTGTAGACTTGAAATCCACTTTGCAAATACACCTGGCTTAGGCCTCCTGTTCCAACGATTGTGTTTTTAGACACAAGGTCTGTATTGACTACAGGTGAATTAACGGTGATATTGTAATCCACACCTGTCAATTGATTTAAACCAAGCCCTACAGTGAATCTTCTTGGAATTACTGGAAAAGACATGGCGACATAACTCAATCCTCCGCCATCCAAATCCTCTGATGACAATTCCGTTGCTGCTGTTAATTTATTGTAATTAAAAGCAGATTGAAAAGCATAGGCTCCATTTTTTACCGAAATGGCTGGATTGACATGATTGACACTATAACTGTTGCCAAAACTAATCCCCATTCCACCCATGCCTTGGTTATGGGTAAGACCGGAATTATTGAATACACCAACTCCTAAGGAACTATAGGTAGATGATGAAAACTGACCGTAACTGATATTATGGATAGCAAAACATCCCACGAAAATAATCAGGGCTGCTACGTGTATTTTATTTTTCAACATTGTATATTAAGATTCTGTCCAATCCGTACAGGACCAAATTGGGGATTACAAATATGTGGTCTTTTATTAAGCTTTCAAAGATTTCAGCATCTCCACCACAAATAAAGACCTCAACTAGGCCAAAATCCTGCTGATATTTTCGAATAAACCCTTTGATTTCTTCAGCTATTCCGTGGTAGACGCCAGACTGCATGCATGTCTCTGTACTCGTCCCTAAGTAAGAAACTCCAGTTTTCCGCACATTTACCAAGGGTAATCTGGCAGTAAATTCATGCATTGCTTTTGCCCGCATGCTAAGCCCAGGAGAAATCGCTCCACCCAAATAATTATTTTTATTATCTAGAAAATCGTAAGTTATGCAGGTTCCCAGATCAACAACTAAAACCGCCCCATTCATCTTGTATGCCCTGGCACCAATCACTGCTGCTACCCTATCTAAACCCAATGTTTCAGGAGTACCATAGGAATTTGTGATTTCTAATGGGGTCTGATGATCAAAATACAAAAAAGGGAAAGAGAAAATTTCCCTTAACTCGTTTAAAGACAATCTAACAGAAGTAATCAACACCCTGTCTCCATCTTGCGGTTTTAAATAATCCGCACATTCTTTAAGTCCCGAAAAGGACATATCCTCTACCAGCCGGCCATTTTCAAAGACGCCGGTTTTAATGCGAGTATTCCCAATATCGACAACCCAGTGCCTTTGTTTCATAATCTATTGATAAACTACTTCAAAATTAGTCATTTTACTTTGGAGGCTGGTCGGTGATATATTATTTTTAGGTCAGGATTTTCCTTTTTAACAAACTTTAACCCATGACAGTCTCAAGCAGATACACTATTTTAGGCCTAATGTCCGGCACTTCAGGTGATGGGCTGGACATTGCCTGCTGTGAATTTTCTAAGAATAATGCTTGGAACTTCAAGATCATTAGGGCCCAAACAGTACCTTTCCCCAGTGAATTAGGGCATTCATTACAAAATGCTCATTTGAATGATGCTCAATCCTTGGAATGCCTTGATCTGGAATTCGGCAAGTGGATGGGTGAAGTTTCGCGAAAATTCTGTCTGGATCACCAACTTCAGCCAATGGCCATTGCTTCTCACGGTCATACTGTCTTTCATCGACCTGAACTCAATATGACCAAGCAAATAGGCAATGGATTTACCCTAAGTCATTATTCAGGTTTTCCGGTTATCAATGATTTCAGAAAATTAGATGTTATCCTAGGTGGTCAAGGGGCGCCGTTGGTTCCTATAGGAGATGCATTGCTATTTAATGATTTTGATTTTGCCTTGAACTTAGGAGGTATCGCTAATATTTCAATGGACAATAATGGACAAAGGCTGGCTTTTGACACTTGTCCTTTCAATTTACTATTCAATCACTTTGCCTTGCTATCAGGTAAAAGCTATGATGATAGCGGAAACCTGGCAAAATCCGGAACTGTAATCCCAGCTCTTTTGTCGGATTTAGAGGCTTTGCCCTTTTATCAGCAGAAAGGCGCTAAATCCCTCGGAAGAGAAAACATAAGCGAAGATTTCTTACCTGTTGTAAATAAAGCATCAAATTCATCAAATGACATTCTTGCTACACTATCTGAACATTTTTCAGATTGCATTGCTAAAACTATTCTAGACCATGTCGGCCCCAAGCTAACCAAATCCCAACTTTTGATAACTGGCGGTGGTGCCTACAATACCTTTTTTATTAATAAACTATCTAATAAAATTAGTCATAAAGTAAATGTAGTTCTTCCAGAAAAGCAGATCATTGATTTTAAAGAAGCTTTGGTATTTGCATTTCTTGCTGTCTTGCGCCTCCGTGAGGAGAACAATTGCTTAGCCTCAGTCACAGGGGCATCAAGAGACAACTGTGGCGGTACTATTTTTGGACTTTTTAATAAAAATAAAATTTAAAAAATAAATGAGAGAATTACTGAAAAAATTTGAAAACCAGCAGCCAGAGATTGTATTTGAGTGGAGCGATAGTGAAACAGAGGCCGAAGGTTGGTTGGTGATCGATAGCCTAAAAGGAGGAGCAGCAATTGGCGATACCAGGATGAAATTAGGGCTATCCAAAAATGAAGTGATTCAATTGGCTAAAAACACGGCTATAAAAAACACGGTTTCAGGGCCAGCAATCGGTGGTGCCAAGTCAGGGATCAATTTTGACCCGGCAGATCCTAGAAAGGCAGGTGTTCTCGAACGATGGTTTAAGGTAGTTTCTCCAATTTTAAAAAGCTACTACGGCACTAGTGCTGGAATTAATATAGATGAAAACACCGAATTAATCCCTATTACAGAGGATTTTGGACTTTGGCATCCTCAAGAAGGCGTGGTCAATGCCCACTATAAGGCCGGAGACACAAAGAAAATTAGAAAAATAGGTCAATTAAGGCAGGGCCTTTCTAAAATAGTTGAAAACCCAAAGTACCTTCCAAATTCCACAACCAAATACCAAATCAGTGACGTCATCACAGGTTATGGTCTTTCCGAATCCGTACAACATTTTTATAAGATTTGGGGAGGAAATGCTGCTGGAAAAAAAGCCATTATTCAAGGCTGGGGAAATGTAGGTGCTGCCGCCACCTATTTTTTGGCTAAAGAAGGTGTGCAAATCGTAGGTATTATATCCCTGGAGGGAGCCATTATCGATAAAAACGGAATAAACCCGGACGAGATTACTTCCCTATTTCTAAACAAAGAAAACAATCAACTTGTTAGTGACAAGTTAATCCCATTTGATATTGCCAAAGAACAACTCTGGGATATCCCTACAGACCTATTAATCCCAGCGGCAAAGGCTCGGTTAATCCAAAAAAATCATTTGAATAGGTTGATTAATGGTGGTTTGGAATTAATCGTTTGTGGGGCAAATTTCCCTTTTGTTGAAAATGATATTTTCCTTGGTCCTGTAACCAAATTGGCCGATGATAAAATTTCTCTTATCCCTGATTTCATATCCAATGCTGGTCTTGCAAGTATCACTGCTTACCTTATGTCTGACAAAACCCAAATCACAGATGAGGCCATGTTTCATCATGTGAGCAGGACCGTTTACAAAGCATTAAAAAAATGCCATACTTTCAACCCACAAAAGACAACAATTGCACAAACAGCATTAGAAATCGCCCTTCAAAAGATCCGTTAAAATTAAACATAAGCCTTCTGCGATCAAAAAATGAAGAATTTTCAACCGCTGCAAAAAAATTATTTGGTTACTAATAGACAAATTAGCTAGCTTAGTGAATTAAATTGCAACTAATCGTTCTTTCAACAAAGTTCGAAAATCCTAACTTTAAACTTTCTTTACACAATAAATACAAGTGAATGAAGAAATATTTAGCTTCATGGCTCCTATTCATTGGATTAATAAGCGTAAGTGTTCCCCAACACTTACAAGCCGAAAACTTAACTACTACTCAATATATCGCTCAGGCGGATAATCATGAAATAAATACTAATACTCAAGAACCAGTCGTGCAAGTTGATTCCTCCGTGGATCATGAGCCCGAACATCATCATCCACCGGGATGGCTGGTTATTCCTTTTGTAGCATTACTGCTTATGATTGCTACCGGGCCATTGTTTTACGAGAATTTTTGGCACCACAATTACCCAAAAATTGCTGTTGGTCTAGCTACCATGGTTGTCCTGTACTACCTTTTCGTACTAGGCAATGTCCATAATCCTGTCCATGCACTGGCCGAGTACATCCAATTTATTTCTTTATTGGCTTCCTTGTTCATTGCCTCAGGAGGGATATTAATAGAAGTGGATAAGAAGTCAACACCTATGGCAAATGTATTGCTTTTGATAATAGGTGCATTGATCTCCAATCTAATAGGTACTACAGGTGCTTCTATGTTATTGATTCGTCCTTTTATTCGACTGAATAAAAACAACATCCAAGCTTACCATATCATATTCTTCATATTTATGGTAAGTAATATTGGAGGTTCTTTAACACCTATAGGAGATCCACCATTGTTTCTTGGTTTCCTTAAAGGTGTACCCTTCTTCTGGACATTGGAACACAATTGGCCAGCTTGGATTATGGCTTTGACCATTTTGTCCATCCTGTTTTATTTTGTTGATCGAAAATATGGTACAAAAGGTGAAGGTGTTGTACTTAATGAACAAACCCAATACAGCAATAAAATATCATTAAAAGGAACGAAAAATTTCTTTTGGCTTTTGGTAATCATTATTTCTGTATTTCTCGACCCGAATGTACTTGATTGGGTTCCTGCGATTCATTACGATGGACAGAAATTCAGTTTTATAAGAGAGGCAATCATGCTCTCCGTGGCCTATTTCTCTTTTAAATTTGCCGATAAAAAAGCCCTAGCTGGAAATGAGTTTAATTTCGAGCCTATCCGGGAAGTTGCCTTTATCTTTATTGGTATTTTTGGAACCATGATGCCTGCCCTCGAATTGGTAGGTGGATTTGCCAAGTCAGCGGAAGGTGCTGCAATGATCACTCACAATACCTTGTATTGGGGCACGGGAATTCTTTCTGGATTCTTAGACAATGCACCAACCTACCTCAACTTTCTGGCTGCAGCCATGGCCTCTCAAGGAGCTGACATCAATACCATTCAACATGTGAAGGATTTTGCAATGGACAATTACTTTGATTCTGCCTTTGAACTAATGGCCATTTCCATAGCATCTGTGTTTTTTGGAGCCATGACCTATGTAGGTAATGGACCTAATTTTATGGTGAAATCTATAGCAGAGCAAAGTGGAATTAAAATGCCTTCCTTCTTTGGATACATTTTAAGGTTTTCCATTCCAATTTTACTTCCAATACTGTTTATTACATGGTTGGTATTCTTTGCCTTTGTCTAATTAAAAATGGAATACCAAAAACTGGGCTATTGAGAAAATTCAGCACTCCACTTTGGGATCATGGAACAGGCCATGAAATCATTGGATTCAAAACCTACAGTAGATCTTAGGTCTAGGATCTAACCCCTAAACTAATCCACTCACAATCACGGTATCAATACAATTCATCAAATAGAAAAAGCCAGTTAAGAAATCTTAACTGGCTTTTTTATGCGTTTTAATAAATGTAATTATTATTTCACTTTACCCTCAACAGAAAGCTTGGTGTTTGACAAAAACCAAACTTTCTGGTTTCCTGATAGTCGATAAGAACTTATTTCTTCATTGTCATTCATTTTAATCAGGCCTTCCACAGTTGAATTGTAAAACAGATTGTCAATCACAGAAAGAATCGTGATGGATGCAATCTTTCCGGATTGTTTACTGACCTTTATCTCTTTAATCGTCCCTTTTTCAGCAGGTTTTAGCCTATGTATTAAAAGACCAGACTCTTCAATGCTTTCATAGGAAGAGGCCAGTGAGGCTTTGTTTATGTCTGCCTGAAAGAAAAAGTCAAGCTCCTGTCTCCAAACCAAACTATCCATCCTGAAATCAACAATTTCAGATTCCTCATTGAAACGAACTTCCTTCACCACTTCAGCATCTCCTACCTTATCAATACTTTTTTGCAAGAATTGAGTTAGCGGAAAATATTTATCAATCTGAGTTGGGTTTGCAAATGGTCCTTTTTCTTCCTTTTTACAAGAAGTCAGAATCCCCACCAACATTAGCAGGTAAATAAAATTATGGCACCTGCCCATCTATTCTATGCTTTTAAAAGAACGTTTCCCGTCATTTCAACGGGGCTTTCTATACCAATTAGTTTTAATATAGTTGGTGCAAGATCTCCTAATTTCCCATCGTTGACTTCAAGTCTATCATGCTTGTCCACCATGATGCACGGCACCAGATTCGTCGTATGGGCCGTATTAGGTGAACCGTCAGGATTCATCATTACATCACTATTGCCGTGGTCTGCAATTACGATAATTGTATAATCATTATCCAAGGCTGTTTCGATTACGGAAGAAGCACATTCATCTACTGCTTCACAAGCTTTTACTGCAGCATCAAAAACCCCAGTATGTCCTACCATGTCTGCATTAGCGAAATTTAAGCAAATAAAATCAGCCTCCTTTTTGGGAAGTTCTTGGTTGATTTTTTTTGCAATCTCAAAAGCAGACATTTCAGGTTGCAAGTCATAGGTGGCC
Protein-coding sequences here:
- a CDS encoding type III pantothenate kinase, which codes for MKQRHWVVDIGNTRIKTGVFENGRLVEDMSFSGLKECADYLKPQDGDRVLITSVRLSLNELREIFSFPFLYFDHQTPLEITNSYGTPETLGLDRVAAVIGARAYKMNGAVLVVDLGTCITYDFLDNKNNYLGGAISPGLSMRAKAMHEFTARLPLVNVRKTGVSYLGTSTETCMQSGVYHGIAEEIKGFIRKYQQDFGLVEVFICGGDAEIFESLIKDHIFVIPNLVLYGLDRILIYNVEK
- a CDS encoding anhydro-N-acetylmuramic acid kinase → MTVSSRYTILGLMSGTSGDGLDIACCEFSKNNAWNFKIIRAQTVPFPSELGHSLQNAHLNDAQSLECLDLEFGKWMGEVSRKFCLDHQLQPMAIASHGHTVFHRPELNMTKQIGNGFTLSHYSGFPVINDFRKLDVILGGQGAPLVPIGDALLFNDFDFALNLGGIANISMDNNGQRLAFDTCPFNLLFNHFALLSGKSYDDSGNLAKSGTVIPALLSDLEALPFYQQKGAKSLGRENISEDFLPVVNKASNSSNDILATLSEHFSDCIAKTILDHVGPKLTKSQLLITGGGAYNTFFINKLSNKISHKVNVVLPEKQIIDFKEALVFAFLAVLRLREENNCLASVTGASRDNCGGTIFGLFNKNKI
- a CDS encoding Glu/Leu/Phe/Val dehydrogenase dimerization domain-containing protein; amino-acid sequence: MRELLKKFENQQPEIVFEWSDSETEAEGWLVIDSLKGGAAIGDTRMKLGLSKNEVIQLAKNTAIKNTVSGPAIGGAKSGINFDPADPRKAGVLERWFKVVSPILKSYYGTSAGINIDENTELIPITEDFGLWHPQEGVVNAHYKAGDTKKIRKIGQLRQGLSKIVENPKYLPNSTTKYQISDVITGYGLSESVQHFYKIWGGNAAGKKAIIQGWGNVGAAATYFLAKEGVQIVGIISLEGAIIDKNGINPDEITSLFLNKENNQLVSDKLIPFDIAKEQLWDIPTDLLIPAAKARLIQKNHLNRLINGGLELIVCGANFPFVENDIFLGPVTKLADDKISLIPDFISNAGLASITAYLMSDKTQITDEAMFHHVSRTVYKALKKCHTFNPQKTTIAQTALEIALQKIR
- a CDS encoding sodium:proton antiporter — its product is MKKYLASWLLFIGLISVSVPQHLQAENLTTTQYIAQADNHEINTNTQEPVVQVDSSVDHEPEHHHPPGWLVIPFVALLLMIATGPLFYENFWHHNYPKIAVGLATMVVLYYLFVLGNVHNPVHALAEYIQFISLLASLFIASGGILIEVDKKSTPMANVLLLIIGALISNLIGTTGASMLLIRPFIRLNKNNIQAYHIIFFIFMVSNIGGSLTPIGDPPLFLGFLKGVPFFWTLEHNWPAWIMALTILSILFYFVDRKYGTKGEGVVLNEQTQYSNKISLKGTKNFFWLLVIIISVFLDPNVLDWVPAIHYDGQKFSFIREAIMLSVAYFSFKFADKKALAGNEFNFEPIREVAFIFIGIFGTMMPALELVGGFAKSAEGAAMITHNTLYWGTGILSGFLDNAPTYLNFLAAAMASQGADINTIQHVKDFAMDNYFDSAFELMAISIASVFFGAMTYVGNGPNFMVKSIAEQSGIKMPSFFGYILRFSIPILLPILFITWLVFFAFV